A genomic window from Desulfovibrio porci includes:
- the rffA gene encoding dTDP-4-amino-4,6-dideoxygalactose transaminase, producing MPEHIPFNWPHMTGKELYYIAEAHFNGKLAGDGPYTKRCHHRLEKLSGCLKALLTHSCTAALEMQALLLDIRPGDEVIMPSYTFVSTANAVVLRGGVPVFVDIREDTLNIDEGLIEDAVTPRTRAIAPVHYAGVGCEMDAIMEIAQRRGLKVVEDAAQGFMSTYKGRALGSIGHLGAYSFHETKNVISGEGGALLVNDPDLVQRAEIIREKGTDRSRFFRGEVDKYTWQEAGSSYLPGELIAAFLWAQLEEAGEITENRIARWRRYHEMLEPLEKEGLLRRPVIPAHCLHNAHMYYVLLAPDIDRQPVLDELKKQGIYAVFHYVPLHSAPAGRRYGRAHGAMSRTDNLSVRLIRLPLWHGLPRAAQERTVESLYTALHR from the coding sequence ATGCCCGAACATATTCCTTTCAACTGGCCGCACATGACCGGCAAGGAACTCTATTATATCGCCGAGGCTCATTTTAACGGTAAACTGGCCGGCGACGGCCCGTACACCAAGCGTTGCCACCACCGGCTGGAAAAACTGAGCGGCTGCCTTAAGGCCCTGCTCACGCATTCCTGCACGGCGGCTTTGGAAATGCAGGCCTTGCTGCTGGACATCCGGCCCGGCGATGAGGTGATCATGCCTTCCTATACCTTTGTCTCCACAGCCAACGCCGTGGTGCTGCGCGGCGGCGTGCCCGTGTTCGTGGATATCCGCGAGGATACGCTGAACATCGACGAAGGCCTCATTGAGGACGCCGTCACTCCGCGCACCCGTGCCATTGCGCCAGTGCATTACGCGGGCGTGGGGTGCGAGATGGACGCCATCATGGAAATTGCCCAACGGCGCGGCCTCAAGGTCGTGGAGGACGCGGCCCAAGGCTTTATGTCCACGTATAAGGGGCGGGCACTGGGCAGCATAGGCCATCTGGGCGCGTACAGTTTTCATGAAACCAAGAACGTCATTTCCGGCGAGGGCGGCGCCCTGCTGGTCAATGATCCGGATCTGGTGCAGCGGGCCGAGATCATTCGCGAAAAAGGTACGGATCGCAGCCGCTTCTTCCGGGGAGAGGTAGATAAATACACTTGGCAGGAAGCCGGTTCTTCCTATCTGCCGGGTGAGCTCATTGCCGCCTTTCTCTGGGCGCAGTTGGAAGAAGCCGGCGAGATTACCGAAAATCGCATAGCGCGTTGGCGGCGTTATCATGAGATGCTGGAGCCGCTGGAAAAGGAAGGCCTTCTGCGCAGGCCGGTGATTCCGGCCCATTGCCTTCACAACGCACATATGTACTATGTTCTGCTCGCGCCGGATATTGACCGCCAGCCCGTACTGGATGAGCTCAAAAAGCAGGGCATCTATGCTGTCTTCCACTATGTGCCCCTGCACTCCGCGCCTGCCGGGCGGCGCTACGGGCGGGCTCATGGCGCCATGAGCCGGACCGACAATTTGTCGGTCCGCTTGATTCGTCTTCCTCTCTGGCATGGTCTGCCGCGCGCCGCGCAGGAGAGGACGGTGGAATCGCTCTATACGGCATTACACCGCTAA
- a CDS encoding GtrA family protein codes for MISSLRRLLAGRSLRQLIRYGVVGVAQNVVGYGIYLFFTWLGADPKLVVGVSYPLAMLVSFLGNKKYTFGYKGGTAGAGGRFLLAHACSYSINLGMLYVCVDKFGYPHQLVQLAAIFVCAAFLFLALKFYVFAVRPAPAPQQP; via the coding sequence ATGATAAGCTCGTTGCGCCGCCTGCTGGCCGGGCGCTCCCTGCGTCAGCTCATCCGCTACGGCGTTGTGGGCGTGGCCCAGAATGTCGTCGGGTACGGCATCTATCTTTTTTTCACATGGCTGGGCGCGGACCCCAAGCTGGTGGTGGGCGTATCCTATCCGCTTGCCATGCTGGTTTCTTTTTTAGGCAACAAAAAGTATACATTTGGTTATAAGGGCGGCACGGCAGGTGCAGGGGGGCGGTTTTTGCTGGCTCACGCCTGCAGCTACAGTATCAATCTGGGCATGCTCTATGTCTGTGTGGACAAGTTCGGCTACCCGCATCAGCTGGTGCAGCTCGCGGCCATCTTCGTTTGCGCCGCCTTTTTGTTTCTGGCGCTTAAATTCTATGTGTTCGCGGTCCGGCCCGCGCCGGCTCCGCAACAGCCTTAA